The Spirosoma sp. SC4-14 DNA window ACTGCACTATTCATTCAATTTCAGCGGTCGGCAGGCCAACAAAAAAATGCTTAATACGCTGGCTCTGATTGGCCTGTTTGTTTTATTCATTGCCTGCATCAATTTTATCAATCTGACTACGGCGCAGGCACTCAAACGAGCCAAAGAAGTCGGGATTCGCAAAGCGGTTGGTAGTAACCGACTGTCGTTGATTTATCAATTCCTTACCGAAGCTGGACTGATTACATGGATTGCTACCCTGATGTCGGTTCTGCTGGCGTGGCTGGTGCTGCCTGCCGTTGCCAACATGATGGGTTTACCGTTGGCAGCATCTGATTTGTTCTCCTGGCCGATTGCGCTGTTTTTGGGCGGTTTAGCAATTGTAACTGCCCTTTTGGCTGGTACTTATCCAGCTTTCCGGCTGTCGGGAATGGCACCAATATGGGCGCTAAAAAGTAATAAGCTTCCGCGGGGTGAACGTAGGGTTACATTACGACAGGGATTAGTGGTTGTTCAATTTACCATTGCCATGGTGCTGATTAGCAGTGCTCTGCTTATTCGGCAACAACTCTCTTTTTTCCAGACGGCCAACCTGGGGTTCAATAAAAATGCCATCATCACGGTTAGCCTGCCCGACAATAAGCCCGAAAAACTGCAATCGCTACGGGCTCAGCTAATGGAATCGCCACAGATCAAGGATGTTAGTTTTTCGTTCAACAGTGCCTCGGCCGAAAGCAACTGGATGCAGGGAATGCAGTATCGGACAGGAGCAACGGCCATTGAAGTTAAAACTCAGATGAAAATGGGCGATTCGCATTACCTCGATACCTATGGTATTCAACTACTGGCCGGGCAGGGTTTTCGGGAGGGTGATACAGCCTATTTCAAGGTGCTTACCAACGAAGTTTTCCTCAGCCGAATTGGCATTAGTGATCCCCGAGCCGCCATTGGTCAGAAAATCTATTATGGCGATGGACCACAGTTCGCTACCATTATTGGCGTTGTTAAAGACTTTCATGTCAACTCGTTGCATCAGAAAATAGACCCAACGCTGATTCAGGTAGTACCGAACAATTTCTATCAGGCAGGCATCAAACTGAAAAGCGAGAAGCCAACGGCCGAATCGATTCAATCGGCTTTGGCTACCCTTGAAAAAGCCTGGAAAGCAACGTTTCCTGATCAGGTTTTTGCGTACGATTTTCTGGATAAAACCCTGGCCGATGCCTACAAAAACGAAACCCGCACCGCTCAACTAATTGATACCTCAACGCTGATTGCTATTCTGATTTCCTGCCTGGGGCTTTTCGGGTTGGCTACGTTCACGGCCGAGCAGCGTACGAAGGAGATTGGTGTCCGAAAAGTACTGGGAGCTTCGGTGGGCAGTATTGTTGCGTTGCTCTCCCGCGATTTTCTGAAACTGGTATTGGTGGCTATACTGATTGCGGCTCCTGTTGCCTGGTATGGAGTAAGCGAGTGGTTGCAGAATTTCGAGTTCAAAATTCAAATCCACTGGTGGGTATTTGTGCTAACAGGTCTATCGTTAGTGTTGATTGCGCTGTTGACCGTTAGCTTCCAGAGCATCAAAGCTGCGCTGATAAATCCAGTGAAATCGTTGCGGTCAGAGTAATGATATTGACTATTGGTCATCGACGGTTCGGTTGAAGCAGAGGACGAACCGTCAATGACCAATAGTCATCATTAGTAGTCCTGGAATCATCAGTAGTCCGTCCAGATACAGATAGTAGGCATAATCCGATAGTGGCGATTGGAGCCGTTGGGAAGTTAATACGAGCAGGATCATGGGCAGACTCAGGCAGATGAGCGTTTCGGGACTGACATCCTGATAAAAAAGTGCCACAAGGGAAAACATATAGATCACTACCAGAGCCCGGAAAAATAACTGGGCCTGTTGGTTTGTCAGCATCGACACAAGGGTAAGCCATTTCGATTTACCGTCATCGCTTCGGTCGCGGTAGTCGAACCAGAAGGCAATGCTATAGATGAACACAAACCAGGTTAGGGCCCAGGTGAATATTCGGAGCCCGTTTGGAGCGTTGGTTGTTGCGTTGATTAGCAGCGGTAGCCCAACCGTAACATAGGTCCAGACCATAGACAGATAGGCTGTTTTCAGAATGGCAATTCGACGGAGAGCCAGAAAGGGCCAGAAATTTAGTTTGGGAGCGGTATACAGAAAGGCCAGTATCACCACCGGGAAGAGGTCATACAGGTATGTTTTCAATATATACAACTCACGCAGCCCAATAAGCGCCGATACCAGAAACAGCAGCAGAAGCAGCTTTTTGTGCTGTTGATTCCAATGAAGTCTTTGCGTTCCGGCGGGAGATAAGTCGGCCGGTAAATCGGTCAGGTACCAATGTAGGGAATAGCTGCCGAGGGTACCCGCAAAAACAAACGCCAGGAGCGATCTGGGAAGCGCCAGATCGAACAGCAGTGCCGTGGTCTGGCACATAATAACGGCGCAGAACGCAATGTAGGCATTGCTGAATAGAATGAGCTGAAGGAGGGATTCTAGAAAGCCAAGCAGGGCCCGACGCATTCGATCATGGTCAAATAATTGCGCCAAAGATACTGAACACATCCAAAGAACGGCATGTGCGTCTGTTGGTCTGGTTTTTTTAATCGACCGTTAAGCCAAAGTAAGAGAAAAGATGTGTCTGTAACCTTTTCAGAAAACGGCGGTTTTCCCCGGAAATCCTTCCTGTCGCTTATGTTGTTTCTCCGAATTACTACTGTTCTTGTTTGGTTGATTACTACACTCACAAGTGGGCAACTATTACCGGCGCAAACTCAACAGGTCGACACATTGATTTGGCGCGAAATGCGCGAACGCCGGATTCCTGGCGTACAGGTTGCCGTGGTGCAGCATGGCCAGATTATACTGTCAAAATCGTATGGAGTCGCCACTATTCAGCAATCGATGCCAGTTACCAACCAGACCGTATTTTCAATCAACTCGTGCACCAAGGCTTTTACGGGTGTAGCAATCATGCAGTTGGTAGAGGCCGGGAAAGTCGATCTCGAAGCACCCGTATCCCGCTATCTTCCTGGGTTACCCCAAGCCTGGCAACCCGTAAAAATTAGGCAACTATTAACGCACGTCTCTGGCCTGCCCGACATTCTGCGGAAAGTGCTTAACCCGGCAACGGGCGCTTTTATGGGGCAGGATAATGAGGAGTCGGCCTGGGCAAAGGTGCAGCAGTTGCCAATGGAGTTTCCAACCGGTGAGCAGTTTAGCTACAATCAGACAAACTACGTTTTGCTGGGTAAAATCATTGATAAATTTAACCAGAAACCGTTTGCGGAGGTTTACCGGGACAAACAGTTTTTGGCTGCCGGAATGCTGCACACCTGCTTTGGCGACTCGCGCGATGTGATTCCAAACATGGCGCGCGGTTATCGGTATGTTACGCGGTTAGATGGCCGGAATTTGAATGAAAGTAAATTGGTTAACGTCTATGAAGAATTTCCGGGGTTTCGCCGGGCCGCGTCCGGCATAAATAGTACGGCCGAAGATCTGGCCCACTGGATTGGGGCACTGCAACAGGGTAAAATCCTGAAAACGAAGGATGCGCTCAATACACTTTGGAGACCCGGCACCTATAACAACGGTTCACCAACGCAGTGGGCACTTGGCTGGGTCTCTAAACCTCGTCCAAAACACCCCGCCGTTACGGCTACGGGCGGTGGACGCTCGGCTTTTTTTGTATATCCCGACGATGATCTGGCCGTTATTGTACTGACGAATCTGTCGGGTTCGTATCCCGAAGATTTCATCGACGAACTGGCCGGATGCGTTGACCCCGACATACCGGCCTCTGATCCAATTACGGCTTTACGGATGCAGTTACGAAAGCGCGGTTTCGATCGGGCAATTGAGGTAGTTAACGACGAACAGAAAAAAAACTCTGATTTCAAGCCCTCAGAAAATGACCTCAACGACTGGGCTTACCGGATGATGAGCCAGGGACAATTAAACGAAGCACTGGGTGTTTTTAAACTGAATGTCTATCTGTATCCGCAAAGGTGGAACGTCTACGATAGTTATGGCGAAGCTCTTTTTCGATCGGGTCAGAAAGATGCCGCCATTGCGATGTATAAAAAATCCATTGCGCTTAATCCTAACAATCAGGGTGGTAAAGCCATGCTGGAGCGCATTCAGAAATAATCCCAATCAATTAACAATTGGCTGATGTTGCCAGTTATGGTGCTATTCGCAGACCATTTACTTACTAACGATGAACAGCACCGCAACTGATCTGGCAGCCGTACGGGATAAACTAGCCCTCACCGAACTGGTTAACCGTCTGTTTATGTACACCGACGACCGAAACTGGCCGGGTTTACGCAATGAGGTTTTCACCGAGAATGTCTACCTCGATATGGAATCGAACGGAGGGGCTCCGCCGGGTCTTGTCACGGCTCAATCCATTACCGACGGTTGGCACAAAGGCTTTCAGGGGGTTGATGCAATCCATCATCAGGGTGGGCATTACCTGATTACGGTCAATGGCGATCAGGCCGATGTGTATGGATACGCGGTGGCGACGCATTATCGCACGGCGGCCTTACACGGCAAAACCCGAACGTTTGTGGGGAGTTATGACATCAAAGCCGAACGAACCCCGAACGGCTGGCGAATCAATCAGTTGAAATACAACCTCAAATACGCCGACGGCAACGCATCGCTGCAATAAGCGGGAAGTACCAGCCATTAGTTGGCTGATTCGAGATTTACGGAGGTCCATAATAACTGGTACTTCAATTTCAGGAATTATAGGAAACATGCACCATTGACGAGGCTGCTTCTTCCAACCATTGTCAACCTGATGCATTACTCCTCCATTAGTCTGGAATTTTGCAGCCTTCGTTTAATTTTTGTCTAAGTTGGGCTTCCAACCCCGTGCCATCAATAGCCGCCCAATGCTCTATGATTCGGTTTTCGGCCATTCGGTAGAACCGGTATCCTGTTGTGCTCACTTGAGCGCCGGTTGCTTCGATCCCACGCCATAGGCCAATGTGCGTCATTATCATTTTAACTTTCAGTATCGTCTTATTGTCTTCAGCAACTTGGTCTTCGATAACAGTTTGGTGGGAAAATGACTGGCTGGTGGCTTGAATCCATGTTAATAACCCACGACGGTCGGCGGGTAAGACTGTAGGTAAGGAATGGTCAACATAGTCAGCATGAAGATACGTATCGAGTTTACCATACTGTTGTTGGTTCCAAACCTCTTCAATGAAGTTAATAGCCAATTGTTTCACTTGATTTTGTCTCATTGTTTTCATTGTTTAATGAAAGCAAATGTAGAAAGTGAGTCAACGGTGAATGTGTGATAAAAGTCAAAAAAAGAAATTACTTCAGGCGACGAATCCGGCTTAATGTTTCCCGCCGAATGCCTAAATAGGAGGCCAGTTGACCCAATGGAAGCCGCTGAATAAGGTTGGGATTTTTCTGTATCAATAAATCGTATCGCTCCTTAGCTGAATATACCGATAACCAGGAAGTATATTCCTGCTGTTCTTCCAAAAGTACTTCCAGCAGCATTCTGCCTAAGGATTCGATCTGGTGTGACTTTTGGTAAAGATGAGCCAGATCTGTTTTGGCCATGCTCAATACCCGCGACGGCTCCAGTGCCTGAATAGTTAACTCACTCGGCTGCTCGTTACGCAGGCTTTTTAAATCCGTTAAAAACGAATGTTCAAGATTAAAGGCAACATTTCGTTCATCCCCATCTTTAAGCTGAAAGCTCCGGGTAAGTCCCGTTTGGAGAAAAAATATGTGTTTACATACCTGACCAGGC harbors:
- a CDS encoding serine hydrolase, which translates into the protein MLFLRITTVLVWLITTLTSGQLLPAQTQQVDTLIWREMRERRIPGVQVAVVQHGQIILSKSYGVATIQQSMPVTNQTVFSINSCTKAFTGVAIMQLVEAGKVDLEAPVSRYLPGLPQAWQPVKIRQLLTHVSGLPDILRKVLNPATGAFMGQDNEESAWAKVQQLPMEFPTGEQFSYNQTNYVLLGKIIDKFNQKPFAEVYRDKQFLAAGMLHTCFGDSRDVIPNMARGYRYVTRLDGRNLNESKLVNVYEEFPGFRRAASGINSTAEDLAHWIGALQQGKILKTKDALNTLWRPGTYNNGSPTQWALGWVSKPRPKHPAVTATGGGRSAFFVYPDDDLAVIVLTNLSGSYPEDFIDELAGCVDPDIPASDPITALRMQLRKRGFDRAIEVVNDEQKKNSDFKPSENDLNDWAYRMMSQGQLNEALGVFKLNVYLYPQRWNVYDSYGEALFRSGQKDAAIAMYKKSIALNPNNQGGKAMLERIQK
- a CDS encoding nuclear transport factor 2 family protein; amino-acid sequence: MNSTATDLAAVRDKLALTELVNRLFMYTDDRNWPGLRNEVFTENVYLDMESNGGAPPGLVTAQSITDGWHKGFQGVDAIHHQGGHYLITVNGDQADVYGYAVATHYRTAALHGKTRTFVGSYDIKAERTPNGWRINQLKYNLKYADGNASLQ
- a CDS encoding ABC transporter permease, translated to MHYKPPYFATWLLETFGHPDTSEEVQGDLLELYVHWVQTVGKRKADWRYSWSVFKLLRPLAQSKTAKEYPSPFSLGPAMIRNYLKIAWRNLAHARVFSLINGFGLTVGIACALLVFLVIRHQTSYDRNHKNGDRVYRVQTVNNSDPNPHPGTYTEMATVLRSEAPELETVVPIMNKWGKGLAIPESGAFFKERVVFTDPGLFHLLDYQWLTGNARTALARPDQVVLTESYARKFFGTTDVVGKTIRYDNKEDLRVTGILKDHPETTNFPFDILISYPTLKRVEPDFDSHGWSGFGDDFQVYALLKPGFKPEQLTRRFHAIQVKYQKDPKMVENQHFALNPLSELHYSFNFSGRQANKKMLNTLALIGLFVLFIACINFINLTTAQALKRAKEVGIRKAVGSNRLSLIYQFLTEAGLITWIATLMSVLLAWLVLPAVANMMGLPLAASDLFSWPIALFLGGLAIVTALLAGTYPAFRLSGMAPIWALKSNKLPRGERRVTLRQGLVVVQFTIAMVLISSALLIRQQLSFFQTANLGFNKNAIITVSLPDNKPEKLQSLRAQLMESPQIKDVSFSFNSASAESNWMQGMQYRTGATAIEVKTQMKMGDSHYLDTYGIQLLAGQGFREGDTAYFKVLTNEVFLSRIGISDPRAAIGQKIYYGDGPQFATIIGVVKDFHVNSLHQKIDPTLIQVVPNNFYQAGIKLKSEKPTAESIQSALATLEKAWKATFPDQVFAYDFLDKTLADAYKNETRTAQLIDTSTLIAILISCLGLFGLATFTAEQRTKEIGVRKVLGASVGSIVALLSRDFLKLVLVAILIAAPVAWYGVSEWLQNFEFKIQIHWWVFVLTGLSLVLIALLTVSFQSIKAALINPVKSLRSE
- a CDS encoding ester cyclase, with the translated sequence MRQNQVKQLAINFIEEVWNQQQYGKLDTYLHADYVDHSLPTVLPADRRGLLTWIQATSQSFSHQTVIEDQVAEDNKTILKVKMIMTHIGLWRGIEATGAQVSTTGYRFYRMAENRIIEHWAAIDGTGLEAQLRQKLNEGCKIPD
- a CDS encoding Crp/Fnr family transcriptional regulator, encoding MLDALREISQLDESNWSLFASILTEHHLIKGELLLRPGQVCKHIFFLQTGLTRSFQLKDGDERNVAFNLEHSFLTDLKSLRNEQPSELTIQALEPSRVLSMAKTDLAHLYQKSHQIESLGRMLLEVLLEEQQEYTSWLSVYSAKERYDLLIQKNPNLIQRLPLGQLASYLGIRRETLSRIRRLK